The sequence tcacagaacgctacCCATGGGGTGCTTTTGTCTGCATATATTTTTGGtcagtggactattctcagtccagcagtgacagtgaggtgtttaaaaactccatcagcgctgctgtgtctgattcacatataccagcacaacacacactaacacaccaccaccatgtcagtgtcacaccAGTGTcagacccaccacctaaataatacctactctgtagtggtcctgggagagtcctgaccattgaagaacagcatgaaagggggttaaaaaagcatgcagagaaacagatggtctacagtcagtaattgtagaactacaaagtgcttctatatggtaagtggagctgataaaatgaacagtgtgtgtagaaacaaggaggtggttttaatgttatggctgatcggtgtacaatgAACAGTGATCATTAATATATAGATCTATCTAATTCCTCTTTTGAAAGATCTGTTCAGGTTTTATACATAAatgtccagaaaagttggggcattttctaagatgcaataaaaaaaaaaaatctgggatTTGTTAGttctcttgaatcttgacttattaaaaaagaaagaaaagattaaacacattttaaatgtgatgcctgcaacacacactaaaaaagttggtacagagACACATCAGGTGTGTTTCATCACACTATTAATAAGACTTGGGATCTGAGGACACAAATTGTTGCAGTTTGCAATTGGATTTTCGTCCATtcctcaacagtctgtggtctaACAGTCATAGTCTAATTCTCCTTTTCATGCTGCatgatacatttttaataggagacagatctggacaggccagtcaagcacacacattctgtGTCTGAAGTCTTGCTAACATAATCATGGACTTTGCAGCAAAATATCTCactttgatggcagcatgtgtctctaaaattccaataaattTCAGCATCAGTGGTACCGTCATACGTATGCAGGTCACTTGGTGcaatgggcactgatgcaccccccaTATTACGACATAGTggattttgcacctttcactgattacagtctggatggtcctttttataTTTGGCACAGATTACTCAACATTTGTTTgtctcaaaaacaagctgaacctTGGACATCTGCAGTGTGCTTGGGCTTGGGAAACTTGGGatcatttttgcacagtaataATGTGCTTTCTCATTGTGTATAGCAGTTGCACTTATAGCATTGACAGTTCctcatgcaatgctgtctgagggattaaAGGTCACGCACATTTAACTGTGGTTTCCACAAATGCCCTTCTTAGACCAAGATCTTCCCAGATTCCCTACATCTTTTTACAATGTTATACCATATGCACTATTACATTGTTCTTTTTGAattgattgacaattctctcattaagtttggcacaaagcgGTGAGCCATGAGTCGTCATTATTTGTACAGACTGCTGCTATGGTGGATCTTCCTTTTTAtaaccaatcatgattccctcgcatgttaccagttcacctgcttttCCCTCTTATTCTgcctcaacttttttggagtttgTAACAGGCATCAAAGTCTAAATacgtttatttttacaaaatacaatgaagttgatcaataaaaaaatcttttcttttaattagttaaataaagattgaagAGAATGAACATATGAcagattttaattgcattttacagaacATTCAACCGTTCTGGAAATAAAGTttgtattttagtattttatgcTTATACACAAACAAACTTGTGCGTAACAAACTTGTTGAATGTCTGTGACCTACAGGAAAAGCGGCGGGGCCGTGGCTTGCATGGAGGGAATAAGAGCGGACGGGGTCACAAAGGTGAACGGCAGCGTGGAAACCGCCCCCGCCTTGGCTTTGAGGGAGGACAGACCCCGTTCTACCTGCTAATTCCTAAATATGGCTACAATGAGGGACACAGGTGGGAAAGCTATCTACACTACTTACTGCCTGCGCCTAGGGTTTATCAAAAACTGTGTATAGTCCTCTTGCTATCCCACTGTCTTTCTCGCTTTAAAAGTAAAccggttgtgtgtttgtgtttagccGTCGGCCGCAGTACCCACCACTAACTCTACGGAGGTTGCAGTATTTAATAGATCTCGGTCGTGTGGACCCTTCCCAGCCGATAGACCTCACACAGCTGGTTAACGGCAGAGGAATTACCATTCAGCCACTCAAACGGGACTATGGTGTACAACTCGTAGAGGAGGTATGTACAAAAAGTGTGCTTGTAACGTTTAAAAGGGGATGGTACTGAAAAGCATTAGTTGAGTTTGTGTACTTTTATTTTGCTAGTGTTCATGtgaacaaaatacaacaatacactgactagggctgggtatcgccaccaatttcctggatcgattcgattccgattcaccaggtcccgattcgattcgatcttcgattttcgattcgattttcgatccaatttcgattcaacacatttaggcatatttgagttacattaacaggttttgtttacatatgtacaaatgttcagagaacgaatgtgataattgtacaaagaaaactcattattaaaaatatttgtgtattttgtttacataaataattaatccaaaacagaaaacagtaacattcaacagccaggtgtatgtttacattacatttacaatgttgtagcatgtcagacaaatgaaataataataaaaaattaatgttactgttttcttccatttgtctgacatgctacaacattgtaaatgtaatgtaaacatacacctggctgttgtacagcttatgccaagtttacactacacgacactctgattaacacgtggtcactgtaatgttcacactacacgactgatcggcgatggggagttttacactacaccatctatcaccagggggaatcacaggcgagcttctctggtctccaaaactacgttttgtcacgaaaacacacgtgagaagtgatgaaaggtttaatgataccacgtccaaacatgcacatcaacaagtagcgagcaatcaaagtttgtgcgctgatgaaataaatgaatctgagtggatttggcaacacgagcagcatggatcgttctgtagtgagttggaggttaataaatattttgttttgtagagaacgatctcgcgtgtgctgatgtattctgatagaaactatattgcgctccaccacctgtttccaacctctcccctgtgtttcccctcgctgtttctcacattgattgagagccgagttttgatcgcagagcgaacacagagttcctcccgaatccagcaccgacccatcgccgagcgaaaatcagtgcaaaaagttgtgtagtggtcataacttgagcttctgccatgctaaactgatgtgcaggtcagatctcgttgcatgaaaaaacagtggctggtcacgcgaaattaaagggggtaacaatagtaatagatttccgtgtgcaccgtaaaaaggggcgtatttaaaaaaatcgatctcgcatttatatgaatcgatatcggatcgttcaaataaagatcgattaaaatcgaaaaatcgattttataaacccacccctaacaccgaccaggtataacattataaccactgacaggtgaagtgaataacactgattatctcttcatcacggcacctgttagtgggtgggatatattaggcagcaagtgaacatttatcctcaaagttgatgtgttagaagcaggaaaaatgtacaagtgtaaggatttgagtgagtttgacaagggccaaattccgatggctagacgactgggtcagagcatctccaaaactgcagttcttgtgggGTGATCCTGGTTTgctgtggtcagtatctatcaaaagaggTTTAagcaaggaacagtggtaaaccggtgaccagggctcattgatgcacgtgaggagcgaaggctggcccatatggtctgatccaacacacaagctactgtagctcaaattgctgaagaagttaatgctggttctgatagaaaggtgtcagaatacacagtgcatcacagtttgttgcgtatggagcttcttagccacagaccagtcagggtgcccatgcacCAAAAATGCTTTATTACTATGTTAAAAAGAATCAGCTGAGGTAAACCTGCATTAAAACATCAATGGAACATGTACCTCACTgaggttagggctctgtgcaggccactttgtgcacaaggacccattcatactggaacaggaaaggaccttccctaaactgttgctgcaaaattggaTTTATTACAATTCAATATTAATTTAACAATtaggagtgtcccaatacttttgtccatatagtgtatgtttataCATGAACTAAATAAGTGCCTGTATCAGTTTTTGTagtctgcatccctcggactgctaacacacaaaaacactacagggaagagacgtactgtggttgtattgcattaagtttcagaaaaattatctcttgtgcagagatgagcctgtgtttgtttctgctttaaaacatatgcGCCATGaattaatcagatttaacatcattaaacaagtttatagtttatttctcaattatttgtcattataccactagcactgctcattgtctgcatgttttttctgtagctcggttacagctctcaaacttaaactcaaaaaaatctttataggcatgacaaataaggacattcgtattgccaaagcaagttagagagaaataatacaaataacaataaaaaaaatatatatatacaaaacagatacatgtgcaaaaatataaaatagaataaaatattaataaaaacagtgcaaaataacaataaaaatgataatatttacattaattaggtaattacctctctctctctctgtgtctctctgtgtgtgtgtgtgtgtgtgtgtgtgtgtgtgtgtgtgtgtgtgtgtgtgtgtgtgtgtgtgtgtgtgtgtgtgtcgcttgctctccccgcgatactgaaagtgatttgaatttTGATAATacacagctcttattatgactgattaattccctctactgatggaagcagaatggttgaattacagccgataagaacagcacagaaatatgtattataacggctcccagaggcgcgactcggttccttttgttcattttaaagagccgttcaaaagaatcggatcgttcgcgaacgactcatcactataggCAACGCACGCAACCCGCGTTAACGTTGTAGCATGGGGAAAAGGGCGTGTGAGACAAGTTTTGATGTTCGAGGCggctaatggtctacattttcatgataagttgacttttttgtattttaaatttatttcattttcaatatcagtaacgtcagaatatttttgacggcacccctgacgaagccagacaccccggttgagaaaggctggtcTAAAttacagtagtagtagttagtATTCCTAACCAAGTTAAATGAGTCAGATAGTCCAGCAGAGGGAGGCAGTCAATAACTTTTCATGTTCTTGTTGCACACTGCTTTCTGAGTTAACCTTGTGTGTCTTTTTAAGGGAGCTGATATATTCTGTGCTAAAGTAAATTTGGAGGTTCAGATTGCTTCTGAAGCTGTCATTGCTGCTGTGGAATGCAACGGTGGTGTAATCACAACCAGCTACTATGACCCTCGCAGCTTACGTGAGTACACATGTTTTCGTAATTCACTGTGAAACATGttaaaaggtttttattttgtctgttaatcacactaaacatttgCATGTCTGCTGCAGAAATCCTTGTCAAGCCAGTACCGTTCTTCATGTCCGGCCAGCCCATTCCCAAGCGAATGCTTCCTGGTGAAGATATTCTTCCCTACTACACAAACGCTAATAACCGCGGTTATCTTGCTGATCCTGAGGACATCAAGGCAGCACGACTTGCACTGGCAAAGAAATACGGCTACACGTTACCAGACATCTCGGTGGAAACAGCGTGCAAAATGTTAGCAGAACGGAAGGACCCAAGACAGATCTTTTTTGGTTTGTCACCAGGCTGGGTGGTCAATTTAGCTGAAAAGAAAATCCTCAAACCCACTGATGAGGATGTATTGAGATATTATGGTTCCTAAAATTcaatgtttttttgtgtacatatgtattattgtttcgtacataataaataaatcatgacTTAATGGTTTATGGTTTGACTGGTGTGATGATTATGACCAGAAACAACTTAATGACACAATGAAGTCTGTAATGAAAGTATGATGACTGTAATGAAAGTATGATGGTGGCTTCTCCATTATGTCAAGGTTGCAAATTTGCAAGTGCACttgtataaaatgtttaaaaaacaaaaaaaacaagcagaGGTTACCTGAGGCATTGCTTTACTGTTCCATTAAGGACAAACAGACCTGCTTAATTCATGCTCATTGCATTTACACAAATGAGGCTTCCACTGACCGTTCTTTAACTTGTTGGATTGGCTCATTGCATGTGACCACCAGCTTTTGTTTTGtaccagttttatttttatttgtaataattttTTTCCTTGGCAAGTTTAAAATCCCTAAAGGCACCAACATTCATGGATCACATGCGTTACAACTAAATAGGTTAagctgggttttttttgttgtgtgtttttatgagtaagtttttacattttaggtCTAAGATGTGTCCATTGAGTGGTTTGAACTAAAGTGATAAATATAACAGCatgtgttttatgtgtataAACCATATCAAGATAAGATCCTGATATGTGTGTAAATAGGTCCTAGATTTTGCTGCCAACTGTTATTAATGTGTTAAAGTTTTCATTGAAAATTTTACATGATCCATgtgaaaactaataaataattaaggtcAGGGACATTGTTAGCCTTTgttgcatttcttttttttttttttgtaaataaatcattaGGAAGCTTACGTGGCAAACCttagcctagtggataaggtacCGGACTTGTAATCGgagggtcgctggtttaagccccaccactgccaggttgctgctgttgggcctttgagcaaggtccttaattgctcagactgtatactgtaactgtaatgtaagtcgctttggataaaggcgtctgctaaatgccgaaagtgTAAATGTAGCTTAGCAATTTAGCAAAATTACAAACAATGTGAAACAATGTGTTTCCCCCATTACCTGCTCTACCCAATGCTGACAGTTTGTATGTCATGTTGTTTTGGTTATGTAGGGTGGTTAGAGGCATGTCTATAACGTTGCAAagcagaaataatgtaaacaacgAGTCCAACCAGAACAATGTAATGTGCAGCATCATTTTCTCAGCCTATGATGCAATTGCTTTGATCAAATTGTTTTAATGGTtcttgtttgttgttttctagCAATCACCATGCTATTTTAGTAGTTGGAACAATGTACAATACTGGCCAGTGCACCTTTAATTTAGTAGATAGATGTTTCTGTTTAAGCTAGTGCTCTTTAAATTaagggtcattcctacaattcggtgccttttgtgtcctcagtactgatttgtatttattaagtacattttaaacaataccattttaatcttactgaaataattaacactttcaaatactaaacacaatgttttctaccccccaaaacaaaatgactgtatacatactgttttaatcTCTTATATagcagaggttttcccatgtccccagtgatgtacattctgatttagtgatggatatatgaggtttaatcatgaaaatatctgtctttcaatactgtttaaaaggttttgcttaagtccctctaaaccttgtatttttttttctttatgagtttgattttattgctgattataagggtttttcacacgtccctcaagttcctgtccaccctgttatttcttactattgtctcttaaaatgaagaactgttttacatactgacatcatttcctggagttCACATGATCTTTTGCAGGGAAAACAACGGTGGAAGATGAGtggcttattaaactcctcatattaatgttgttttctccacattttatcctaaaagtcttatacggtcaaccataacatgtccaccttgttatttaaaaataatcacactaaaaagcagagaatctTTGTCTGAactcacttttatgctagcatggttttgctcactcgctagctaatggctaattttatgtcagaatgtccacgctgttatggtccaccctgttacaatctaatacgtaacagggtggacatcacagtgtatatgatgtgcatattataattgtaatttatatagctttattattcagtttggttataataataaaacaaatattgttATGTGTGCATCCTTTACAGAATGGCCTTAAGTGCAGCTGAAACACAACAGTTATGCATTTgtccgtaacagggtggacattctgggTCAGAGActgcataaaaataaaacctaCAGTTTGTGTACTTGAGCTTAACtaatattagtttggaaaagtataacatgtcctttttataataaaacatgaaaaacaaataaaaacagtgtttcattttcaaaacgtTTTAAGGTTCAAAAGGCACCCAATCTCAGGAATGACCCTTAAACTGCATCACTCGCTTATAAGAATTCCTACATGTTTTCCTTTGTGGAACTTAAGGTGGCATGGTAGCTGGTGTAGAGACTATTAGAAGAAATGTGTATCAAGTAAAGCAGGTGAGCgggaaacaggaggaaaaatgGGAGCTTTAGGGTCTGAAAACAGGAACCAGCTGCGTTTTTCTTGCCTCTGTTCTGCGTCTATGTTAAAAGCAAGCAGTCAAAGCGCCCGTGAACCAAGCATAAGTCACCTACAGCTGTATCCGGGCAGCAGCGCCACTTCTCCATGAGCTGCTAcaggaaaaaaataatagtgcGGCAAAGAGTAAAGACTAATAAAACACATAGTGATTCTTTTCTAATGTTCAGCTTATTCCATCACATCAAAGTTACTGCGACCAGACATTTCCTGAATATTTTCCTACAGACAGCTATGATCGCTTATAAACATCCCCATGCATtcttaacattttatttgaatGTCAGGGGGAAGTTAGACAATAAGCagctattttttatattttattttaacaaattattGGATCAGGCTAATTATTTTATCAGTTGTCTATTCATATCTTTTCACTTCGATGAGAATCAGACATCAAATGTGCCTTTGTCCATGGAGTAAGAAATAAAGTTACTATCATATTTAATACTTCAATAACACGTTTAAAATGGACAaggggggtggcacggtggctcagtgggtagcactgtcacctcacagcaagaaggtcctgggttcgatccttagGTGGgagtcctgggtcctttctgtgtggagtttgcatgttctcccagtgtctgcctggctttcctccaagagctccggtttctgcccacagtccaaatatgtgcaagtgaggtgaattggagacactaaattgcccatgactgtgtttgacatgaaacttgtgaactgatgaatcttgtgtaaccactaactacctgtcctgtcgtgaatgtaaccacagtctgtaa is a genomic window of Trichomycterus rosablanca isolate fTriRos1 chromosome 4, fTriRos1.hap1, whole genome shotgun sequence containing:
- the mrpl15 gene encoding large ribosomal subunit protein uL15m, which translates into the protein MSVSKTTGGKSLDIVRNLPRITLANLRPNPGARKNEKRRGRGLHGGNKSGRGHKGERQRGNRPRLGFEGGQTPFYLLIPKYGYNEGHSRRPQYPPLTLRRLQYLIDLGRVDPSQPIDLTQLVNGRGITIQPLKRDYGVQLVEEGADIFCAKVNLEVQIASEAVIAAVECNGGVITTSYYDPRSLQILVKPVPFFMSGQPIPKRMLPGEDILPYYTNANNRGYLADPEDIKAARLALAKKYGYTLPDISVETACKMLAERKDPRQIFFGLSPGWVVNLAEKKILKPTDEDVLRYYGS